The following DNA comes from Kitasatospora sp. NBC_01287.
ACTGCAGGTGGGGGAGCGGACGGTCAGGCTCTCCAGCCCCGGGAAGGTGTACTACCCGGGGCCCGGCTACACCAAGCTGGACGTCGCGCGGTACTACCAGGCGGTCGCGCCCGCGGTGCTGCGCGGGCTGCGGGACCGGCCGACCACGCTGCAGCGCTTCCCGGACGGCGTCGAGGGCGAGTTCTTCTACCAGAAGCGGGCGCCCAAGAACACGCCCGACTGGCTGCCGACCGCCCGGATCGCCTTCCCCAGCGGACGGTTCGCCGACGAGATCTGCCCGGGTGAGCCGGCCGCCGTGCTCTGGGCGGCCAACCTCGGCTGCCTCACCTTCCACCCCTGGCCGGTCCGCCGCGGGGACACCGACCGGCCCGACGAGCTGCGCCTGGACCTCGACCCGCAGCCCGGCACCGACTTCACCGACGCCGTGCGGGCCGCCCACCAACTGCGCGAGGTGCTCGCCGAGTGCGGGCTGACCGGCTGGCCCAAGACCTCCGGCGGACGCGGCCTGCACGTCTACGTGCCGATCCACCCGGCCTGGCACTTCGCCGAGGTGCGGCGCTGCGCGATCGCGCTCGGCCGGGCGCTGGAGCGGCGGATGCCCGAGCAGGTCACCACGCACTGGTGGAAGGAGGAGCGGGGGGTGCGGGTCTTCGTCGACTACAACCAGATGGCCCGCGACCGCACCATCGCCTCGCCCTACTCGCTGCGCGCCCGCCCCGAGGCCACCGTCTCCACCCCGCTGACCTGGGCGGAGCTGGACGAGGCGGCGCCCGGCGACTTCACGCTGCGCACCGTGCCGGACCGGCTCGCCGAGCTGGGCGATCCGTATGCCGGGATGGAGGGGCAGGCCTTCGGGCTGGAGGCGGTGCTGGAGCTGGCGGAGCGCCAGGAGCGCGACCACGGGCTGGGCGAGCTGCCCTATCCGCCGGACCATCCGAAGATGCCGGGCGAGCCGCCCCGGGTGCAGCCGAGCCGGGCCCGGCCGGAGTGAGAGCAGGAGCAGGAGCAGGAGCAGGAGCAGGGGCAGGAGTGAGTGGCGGCCGGGCGGCTCCGCGGTTCAGCCTTGGGCCGCCGGGTGCCGCTCCTCCGCCGGCGCGGGCAGGGCGGCGCGGGGCGGGCGGCGGCGGGTCGAGCGCAGCGCCACGGCCGCCGCGACGAGGGTGACGGTCACCGCCGTCCACGGCACCACATCGCCCACCCGGTCGTACCAGGTGCGGGCGCTCGGCGCGGGCAGCGCGAGGTGGACGGTGAGCACGCCGCGCTGACCGGTGCCGTAGCGCGCCAGCTCGCGGCCCTGCGCGTCGAAGGCCACCGAGACACCGGTGAGGGCCGCCTGCACCACCGGGCGGCCGGTTTCGGCGGCGCGCAGCGCGGCCAGTGAGGCGTGCTGCGCGGGGGCCCAGCTGTGCTGGAAGGTGGAGGTCGCGGACTGGTAGACGATCAGCTGCGCGCCCTGCAGGGTCGCGGTGCGCGACAGGTCGGGGAAGGCCGACTCGAAGCAGATCAGCACCCCGGTGGGCAGCGGGCGCCCGGTGCGGTCCACCGGCTGGAAGAGGTGGAAGCTGTGGCCGGGAGTGCGGTTCTCGGCCGCCGCCTTGCTGATCCCGGTGAGCCAGCCGAGCGCGGAGCGGAACGGGATGTACTCGCCGAACGGGACCAGGCGCATCTTCGCGTACCGGGCCTGGACACCGGCGGGGTCGATCAGCACCGCGTCCTTGGAGATGGTCCCGTCGGCCTTCCGGGCGTCCTCGTTGACCAGCAGCTCGCTGCCGGTGGCCGCCGAGAGCGCGCGGAGCCGGGCCAGGGTCGCGGTGTCCCTGGCCAGGTCGGTGGTGACACTGCTCTCGCCCCAGACCACCAGGTCGGGGCGGTCGGTCAGCTCCGCGGTGAGCCGGGCCGAGGCCGCCAGCCGGGACGGGCCGTCCGGGGTGATGCCGGGCTGCACCAGGGCCAGGGTGGTGGTGCGCACCGGGCGCGGGGCGGGGGTGAGCGCGAAGGCCAGCGGGCCGGCCAGCAGCAGGGCGGCGGCCGTGACGCCGCCGGCGATCCGGACGGCGGTGCGCTCGGCGATCAGCACGATCAGCACGGCGGTGTTGACCGCGACCACGGCGGCACTGAGCAGCCAGACCCCGCCGATCGAGGCCAGCGCGAGCACCGCCGGATGCTGCCACTGGGTGGCGCCGAGCAGCGCCCAGGGGCCGCCGAGCGCCTGCCAGGAGCGGGCGAACTCGGCGACCACCCAGAGGGAGGGCAGTACGACGAGCGCGGCCAGCGCCCGACGCGCCGTCAGCGGGGGCCGCAGCAGCGCCCAGGTCGCCGCGCCGAGGCCGGTCTGCAGGACGCCGAAGACCAGCGCGATCACCGGCAGCGCCGGGCCCACCGAGGGCAGCAGCCAGTACATCGCGGCCAGCACGTAGCCGGTGCCGAACCACCAGCCGCGCACCGCCGCCTCCCGGGCCCGTGGCGCGGCACGGAAGAGCAGCAGGCCCGGCAGCAGGCCGACCCAGGCCAGCGGCGCCAGGTCGAGCGCGGGGAAGGCGAGCACCGGGAGCATGCCCGCGGCCAGGGAGCCGTAGCGGGCGGGAACGGCGAGCGCGGTGCGAATCGGCATGGGCCGATTGTCCGCTGCCGGGCCTGTCGACACCATGACAGCGGCCCCTTGGGTCGCGCGTGTCGCGTTGCTCACGCCGGTCGGCCGCCCGGGCGTGGCGCCGTCGCCGGGCCCGGGCGCGGCGCCTAACGTGCACCGTAGGGCCGTGCGACCGCGGCGCCGGAGGGCGCCGCGGCCGTGGAGTCGTACGGTCGTTGAGTCGTACGGTCGTTGAGTCATACGGTCGTTGAGTCGTACGGCCGTGGAGCCGGACCGGAGTTGATCCGGCGTCGTTCTGGAGAGGAAGCACGATGGCGGACGAGACCCACACGATGCTCTTCATCACCTTCGCCGACCCCACCGCCGCGCTCGCCGCCTTCGCCGAGGCGAAGGAGCTGCCGGGGGCGCGGCAGGCGGCGGTCCTGCGCCGGTCGGCCGAGGGGCTGCTGGACACGCCCGAGAGCTGGGTGCGCGGGGCGGGCACGCCGACGGTGGCGACCGGGATCGTGGGCGGCCTGCTCGGGCTGTTCGGCGGCCCGATCGGGGTACTGCTCGGCTGGACGGCCGGCACGGTGCTGGGCGGGGCCGCGGAGTTGAGGCAGTTCCAGGACGGGGCCGAGGGGCTGCTGGTGTACAGCAGGGATCTGGCCGAGGGTCACGCGATGCTGATCGTCGAGCTGCACGAGCGGCACCGCGAGCTCGCCGACGAGCTGGCCGCCCGCCATGGCGGCACACTGCTGCGCCGCCCGGCCGACGAGGTGGCGGCGGAGGTCCGGGCCGCCGAGCGGGCGGCGAGCTCGTCGGCTGATGAGCCGGGCGAGGAGCCGGGCGAGGAGTCGGTCGGGCGGGCGGGGCAGGACGACGCGGGCTGAGGCGGTGGTGCGGTGGTGCGGTGGCGCGACAGGGGGCCGGGGCGGCCGGGGCGGGCTGAGAGCGGGCGTCAGCGGATCGCGGTGACCAGCGCGTCGGAGACCGAGCGCCAGGCGACGCCCGCCTCGGCGAAGCCGACCTCGACGAGCCGGGCGGTGTGCCACTCGGCGGGGTGCAGCTCGCCGTCCTTGTGGTCGCGGTAGAGGGCGGAGCGGGCGGCCACCGGCGCGGCCAGGCGCGGATCGGCCGCCGCGGCCTGCCACCACTGGGCCCAGTCGAGCACGCCCTCGCTCCGCTCCTGCTCCTGCCGCCGCTCCTGCTGGGCCTGGTCGAGCGCGTTGAGCAGCGGGGTGTCCGGCTGCCGGGCGCGGTCCGCGTTCAGGAAGACCCCGCCCGGGCGGAGCAGGCCCGTCAGGTCGCGGTAGAGGCGCAGCAGGTCCTGGGAATTGAGCCAGTGCAGGGCGGTCGCGGTGACCACGGCGTCGAACGGGCCGGCGGGCAGGGCGGCGGCCCACCCCGGGTCGCGCAGGTCCGCGGTGACCAGGGTCAGGCGCGGGTCGGCGCCGAAGCTGCCCTCGGCGATGGCCAGCAGCGCGGGATCGAGGTCGACGCCGACGCTGCTCGCCCCGGGCAGCCGGGCCAGCAGGCGGCGGCTGATGCTGCCGGTGCCGCAGGCGAGGTCGAGGACGCGCGGCGCGGGGCCGCCGACCGCCTCGACCACGTCGAGCATCACCCGGAAGCGCTCCTCGCGGTCCGGCAGGTACCACTCCTGCTGCCGGTCCCAGCTGCGCTGCCAGTCCTCCCAGGAGACGTGCTCGGTGTCGAGACCGGGGTCGGCGGGCAGGACGGGGCCGGTGAGCTGAGTGTCGGTCATGGTGCCGCCGATCATGGTGAGGAGAGATGGGTAAGGTGCTCCTGGCGCCTGGAGGTGTTACCCACTCTACTCGGCATCGAGTAAGAGGCAATAGGGTTCTTTGGCTGTTACTTGGCTATTGCTCGGTGGGTGGGACGGCCGCCGATCACCGTGACCGCCTCGGCGCCGGTGCGGCAGCCGGCGGCGGTGGCCGCGGTGAGGTCCGCGCCGCGCAGCCGGGCGGCGAGGAAGGCACCGGCGAAGGCGTCGCCCGCCCCGGTGCTGTCGAGCGCCGCCGCCGGGACGCCCGGCACCCGGGCAACGACGGCGCCGGCCTCGGCGGTGATCGCGCCGGCGGGGCCCAGGGTCACCACCGCCTGCCCGAAGGCGGCGCTGAGTCGTTCGGCGGCGGTGCTCGGATCGGTGGCGCCGGAGAGCAGCCGGGCCTCGGCGAGGTTGGGCAGCAGCAGGTCGACGCCCTCGATCGCGGCCAGGAAGGCGACGGTGCCCAGCTCCTCGATGAAGCCGGTGGAGGCCGGATCGACGCTCACCGGCAGTGCGGCGGCGCGGGCGGCGGTGATCGCGCGCCGGGCCAGCGCGCGGCCCGGCGTGGAGAAGAGCAGGTAGCCGGAGAGGTGCAGGTGTCCGGCGCCGGCCAGCAGGGCCGGGTCCCAGTCCGCGGGGCCCAGGCGCAGGGCGGCGCCGCTGTCGGTCAGGAAGCTGCGCTCGGCGGCCATGTCCACCAGGGCGATCACTGTCGCGGTGGCCAGCTCCTGATCGACCGTCAGCACCGGCCGCACTCCGGCGGCCAGCAGTTCGGCCCGGTGCCAGCTCGCGAAGTCCGCCCCGACCCGGGACAGCAGGCGCGCTTCGGCGCCCGAACGCGCCGCCCAGGCAGCCGTGTTGGCCGCCGAGCCGCCGGGGCGCAGGGTGATCCGGGCGGCGGTGTCGGTGTCCGGGGCGAGCGGCGCGCCGAGCAGGGCGACGATGTCGGTGGCGATGTCGCCGATGACCAGCAGGGCGCCCGGCGCGGGCCTGACCGGCGCGGGCGTCACTGGTGCGGGTGTCACCGGGGCAGGCGTCACCGGTGCGGGCCCGCCCAGTCGGCGGCGATCTCGGCGGCGAGCCTGACGTTGCCGCGCACCGCCGCGAGGTTGGCCTCCAGCGAGGCGCCCGCGGTGTGCTCGGCGAGGTGGGCGAGCAGGAAGGGGGTCGCCGCCTGCCCGGTGGCCCCGGCCCGCTCGGCCGCCGCCAGACCCTCGGCGAGCACCCGGTCGTGCAGCAGTGGGTCCAACTGCTCTTCGGCCGATACCGGGTTGGCCACCACGAGCGCGGATTCCAGCCCGCCGAGCTGATCCTGACGGAGCATCAACTGGGCCACCTCCCAGGCCTGCTGGACGGTCCAATCGACCGGCCGGCCCGAGGTGCGCAGGTAGAAGCCGGGGAACTCGGCGGTGCGGTACCCCAGCACGGTGATCCCCAGGGTCTCCAGCCGCTCCAGGGTGGCCGGCACGTCCAGGATCGACTTCACTCCGGCGCAGACCACGGTGATCCGGGTCCGGGAGAGCAGGTTGAGGTCGGCCGACTCGTCCATGGTCTCGGTCCAGCCCCGGTGCACGCCGCCCAGGCCGCCGGTGGCGAAGACCCGGATCCCGGCCCGGGCGGCCAGGAAGGCCGTGCCGGAGACGGTGGTCGCCCCGCTCGCGCCGCTCGCCAGCGCCGGGGCGAGATCGCGGAAGCCGAACTTGCGCAGCGCCCGGTCCTCGGCGACCCGCAGCAGCTCCGGCTCGGCCAGGCCGATCCGGGCGATGCCGTCCAGTACCGCGATG
Coding sequences within:
- the ligD gene encoding non-homologous end-joining DNA ligase, which translates into the protein MASSDAVELQVGERTVRLSSPGKVYYPGPGYTKLDVARYYQAVAPAVLRGLRDRPTTLQRFPDGVEGEFFYQKRAPKNTPDWLPTARIAFPSGRFADEICPGEPAAVLWAANLGCLTFHPWPVRRGDTDRPDELRLDLDPQPGTDFTDAVRAAHQLREVLAECGLTGWPKTSGGRGLHVYVPIHPAWHFAEVRRCAIALGRALERRMPEQVTTHWWKEERGVRVFVDYNQMARDRTIASPYSLRARPEATVSTPLTWAELDEAAPGDFTLRTVPDRLAELGDPYAGMEGQAFGLEAVLELAERQERDHGLGELPYPPDHPKMPGEPPRVQPSRARPE
- the lnt gene encoding apolipoprotein N-acyltransferase, with the translated sequence MPIRTALAVPARYGSLAAGMLPVLAFPALDLAPLAWVGLLPGLLLFRAAPRAREAAVRGWWFGTGYVLAAMYWLLPSVGPALPVIALVFGVLQTGLGAATWALLRPPLTARRALAALVVLPSLWVVAEFARSWQALGGPWALLGATQWQHPAVLALASIGGVWLLSAAVVAVNTAVLIVLIAERTAVRIAGGVTAAALLLAGPLAFALTPAPRPVRTTTLALVQPGITPDGPSRLAASARLTAELTDRPDLVVWGESSVTTDLARDTATLARLRALSAATGSELLVNEDARKADGTISKDAVLIDPAGVQARYAKMRLVPFGEYIPFRSALGWLTGISKAAAENRTPGHSFHLFQPVDRTGRPLPTGVLICFESAFPDLSRTATLQGAQLIVYQSATSTFQHSWAPAQHASLAALRAAETGRPVVQAALTGVSVAFDAQGRELARYGTGQRGVLTVHLALPAPSARTWYDRVGDVVPWTAVTVTLVAAAVALRSTRRRPPRAALPAPAEERHPAAQG
- a CDS encoding histidine kinase, which translates into the protein MADETHTMLFITFADPTAALAAFAEAKELPGARQAAVLRRSAEGLLDTPESWVRGAGTPTVATGIVGGLLGLFGGPIGVLLGWTAGTVLGGAAELRQFQDGAEGLLVYSRDLAEGHAMLIVELHERHRELADELAARHGGTLLRRPADEVAAEVRAAERAASSSADEPGEEPGEESVGRAGQDDAG
- a CDS encoding trans-aconitate 2-methyltransferase, producing the protein MTDTQLTGPVLPADPGLDTEHVSWEDWQRSWDRQQEWYLPDREERFRVMLDVVEAVGGPAPRVLDLACGTGSISRRLLARLPGASSVGVDLDPALLAIAEGSFGADPRLTLVTADLRDPGWAAALPAGPFDAVVTATALHWLNSQDLLRLYRDLTGLLRPGGVFLNADRARQPDTPLLNALDQAQQERRQEQERSEGVLDWAQWWQAAAADPRLAAPVAARSALYRDHKDGELHPAEWHTARLVEVGFAEAGVAWRSVSDALVTAIR
- a CDS encoding carbohydrate kinase family protein, with the translated sequence MTPAPVTPAPVRPAPGALLVIGDIATDIVALLGAPLAPDTDTAARITLRPGGSAANTAAWAARSGAEARLLSRVGADFASWHRAELLAAGVRPVLTVDQELATATVIALVDMAAERSFLTDSGAALRLGPADWDPALLAGAGHLHLSGYLLFSTPGRALARRAITAARAAALPVSVDPASTGFIEELGTVAFLAAIEGVDLLLPNLAEARLLSGATDPSTAAERLSAAFGQAVVTLGPAGAITAEAGAVVARVPGVPAAALDSTGAGDAFAGAFLAARLRGADLTAATAAGCRTGAEAVTVIGGRPTHRAIAK
- a CDS encoding pseudouridine-5'-phosphate glycosidase produces the protein MTDPAPALLLSDEVRDALADRRPVVALESTIIAHGLPRPRNLAVARELEELVRAGGAVPATIAVLDGIARIGLAEPELLRVAEDRALRKFGFRDLAPALASGASGATTVSGTAFLAARAGIRVFATGGLGGVHRGWTETMDESADLNLLSRTRITVVCAGVKSILDVPATLERLETLGITVLGYRTAEFPGFYLRTSGRPVDWTVQQAWEVAQLMLRQDQLGGLESALVVANPVSAEEQLDPLLHDRVLAEGLAAAERAGATGQAATPFLLAHLAEHTAGASLEANLAAVRGNVRLAAEIAADWAGPHR